A window from Primulina huaijiensis isolate GDHJ02 chromosome 11, ASM1229523v2, whole genome shotgun sequence encodes these proteins:
- the LOC140988202 gene encoding uncharacterized protein isoform X1, with protein MGQDREEIEEEEEYVLLDLDSVSADINIPQDAPYVLFGLDTLNPILIIDNKIKLIGVYEETIGTCIIFDESEVAPIAHQQAGTSETNLLSSRRLMDPKQTPAKQVNPLASLHKVLKFRLFLDADNENGEDVDANTLS; from the exons ATGGGCCAAGATAGAGAAGAAATAGAAGAGGAAGAAGAGTATGTACTGCTTGACTTGGACAGCGTTTCAGCCGACATTAATATTCCACAGGATGCCCCATATGTTCTTTTT GGTCTGGATACGCTCAACCCTATTCTGATTATCGATAACAAAATTAAGTTG ATTGGAGTATATGAAGAAACAATAGGGACCTGCATCATCTTCGATGAAAGTG AAGTGGCACCTATTGCTCATCAACAGGCGGGGACATCCGAAACGAACCTTTTGTCCAGCAGACGCTTAATGGATCCCAAGCAAACCCCAGCTAAGCAAGTCAATCCATTGGCAAGTCTTCACAAGGTTCTTAAGTTCAGATTATTTTTGGATGCTGACAATGAAAATGGAGAAGATGTGGATGCAAACACTCTGTCTTGA
- the LOC140988202 gene encoding uncharacterized protein isoform X2 — protein MGQDREEIEEEEEYVLLDLDSVSADINIPQDAPYVLFGLDTLNPILIIDNKIKLIGVYEETIGTCIIFDESGGDIRNEPFVQQTLNGSQANPS, from the exons ATGGGCCAAGATAGAGAAGAAATAGAAGAGGAAGAAGAGTATGTACTGCTTGACTTGGACAGCGTTTCAGCCGACATTAATATTCCACAGGATGCCCCATATGTTCTTTTT GGTCTGGATACGCTCAACCCTATTCTGATTATCGATAACAAAATTAAGTTG ATTGGAGTATATGAAGAAACAATAGGGACCTGCATCATCTTCGATGAAAGTG GCGGGGACATCCGAAACGAACCTTTTGTCCAGCAGACGCTTAATGGATCCCAAGCAAACCCCAGCTAA
- the LOC140987996 gene encoding ultraviolet-B receptor UVR8, with protein MGDQMKSISMDDLPVHLILEILASGRLSAADLVCLELTSRTFCSCHGLFPQKFRSLVDFAAFRLCETNPMYVSMRDRARDELFNRCGGNWKLTLRFLQSVEQSTYMVQTSAGKMQIKSGRYHTLLINDLGVYSCGSSLCGVLGHGSETKQCVAFRQISFPCPAQVIQVSASHNHAAFVTQSGEVFTCGDNSSFCCGRRGRSIFRPRLVEALKGIPCKQVVTGLSFTMFLTRHGHVYTCGINNHGQLGHGDTQDTPSPRKIELLQCVASIVHIAAGPSYSLAITDDGTLFSFGSGTNFCLGHGEQHNELQPRAVQSFKRKNIHIVRVSAGDEHVVALDSNGFVHTWGKGYCGALGHGDEIDKTTPQLLNSLKSRLAVQVCAGKRKTFVLVDDGAVYGFGWTGFGSLGFPDMGVSEKVLRPRVLDSLRQHHILQVSTGLYHTVLITSQGQALGFGDNERAQLGHDTIRGCLEATEIFLDKTTNSTHEGTG; from the exons ATGGGGGATCAGATGAAATCGATTTCTATGGATGACTTGCCAGTCCACTTGATTCTCGAAATATTGGCATCTGGTCGGTTAAGCGCGGCAGATTTAGTGTGTTTGGAGCTGACGTCCCGGACATTTTGCTCATGTCACGGACTATTTCCTCAAAAGTTTCGATCTTTAGTGGATTTTGCGGCCTTCAGGCTTTGTGAGACAAACCCCATGTATGTTTCAATGCGGGATAGAGCTCGGGATGAGTTGTTTAATCGATGTGGCGGGAATTGGAAGCTAACGTTGAGGTTCTTGCAGTCCGTCGAACAGTCTACTTACATGGTTCAGACGTCCGCAGGCAAG ATGCAGATCAAGAGCGGAAGATATCACACTTTACTTATCAACGACTTGGGTGTATACTCTTGTGGTTCCAGTTTATGTGGTGTCCTTGGTCATGGTTCAGAAACAAAACAATGTGTAGCCTTTAGGCAAATAAGTTTCCCATGTCCGGCTCAAGTGATTCAAGTCTCAGCCTCCCACAATCACGCAGCCTTTGTTACACAGTCTGGAGAG GTTTTCACATGTGGGGATAATTCATCTTTTTGTTGTGGCCGTAGGGGCCGCTCCATATTCAGGCCAAGGCTTGTGGAAGCATTAAAGGGCATTCCTTGCAAGCAG GTGGTTACTGGGCTCAGCTTCACTATGTTTCTTACAAGACATGGCCATGTATATACATGTGGAATCAATAATCATGGTCAACTCGGTCACGGCGATACACAGGATACACCTTCCCCCCGAAAGATTGAACTCCTTCAGTGTGTCGCCTCTATAGTTCATATCGCTGCTGGTCCGAGTTATTCTCTCGCCATAACTGATGACGGAACGCTTTTCTCTTTTGGATCTGGTACAAATTTCTGCCTTGGTCATGGAGAGCAGCACAATGAGCTTCAACCTCGTGCAGTCCAGTCATTCAAGAGGAAGAACATACACATTGTTCGCGTGTCAGCTGGTGATGAGCATGTGGTGGCTCTTGATTCAAATGGATTC GTACATACTTGGGGCAAAGGTTATTGTGGCGCACTTGGACATGGGGATGAGATTGATAAGACAACTCCGCAACTCCTTAACAGCCTCAAAAGCCGCCTTGCCGTGCAG GTATGTGCTGGTAAGAGGAAAACTTTTGTTCTTGTGGACGATGGAGCTGTCTATGGCTTTGGTTGGACTGGTTTTGGAAGCCTCGGCTTTCCAGACATGGGCGTTTCTGAAAAAGTACTGAGGCCTCGAGTTCTGGACAGCTTGAGACAGCACCATATCCTACAAGTTAGCACAGGTTTGTACCATACCGTTTTAATCACTAGCCAGGGACAGGCTTTAGGATTCGGAGATAATGAAAGAGCGCAGCTTGGGCATGACACCATCAGAGGATGCCTTGAAGCAACTGAAATCTTTCTTGACAAAACAACTAACAGTACACATGAAGGAACCGGATGA
- the LOC140988925 gene encoding CBS domain-containing protein CBSX5-like, translating to MAVRLLGYEVLDLCLGKPPLRSLSAGSTVSDALTVLKTSGDNFISVWSCDHRSNKRNLECVCVGKVCMVDIVCYLCKEDNLCSPGLALKSPVSVLLSKDQGSVKHVEPSSSLLDTIDLILQGAQNLVVPIESNATTYSSKRKQLQKLSPLPICATSHNGQEFCWLTQEDVIRFLLSSIGLFSPIPTLSIDSLGIITHEFLAVNYHSPASSAMGAISQSLLEQTSVAVLDDDGILIGELSPFTLTSCDETVAAAITTLSAGELMSYIDCGGPPEEVLRVVQARLKERKLEAMLEEIMTDSDSVNFFSSSSSDEELHSPTTTLSRLCRYSRSSSYSARRSSSYSARMVRRAEAIVCHPGSSLVAVMIQAIAHRVNYVWVIEDDCSVVGIVTFANMLKIFRQNFDSTI from the exons ATGGCAGTTCGTTTGTTGGGTTATGAGGTGCTTGATCTGTGCCTTGGAAAGCCGCCGCTCCGCTCCCTCTCCGCTGGCTCTACCGTCTCCGACGCGCTCACCGTCTTAAAGACCTCGGGGGACAACTTCATAAGCGTCTGGAGTTGCGACCACCGTTCGAATAAGAGAAATCTGGAGTGCGTTTGTGTGGGGAAAGTGTGCATGGTGGATATAGTATGCTATCTTTGTAAGGAAGATAATCTGTGTTCGCCGGGTTTGGCTTTGAAATCTCCGGTGTCCGTCTTGCTGTCAAAAGATCAGGGCTCGGTGAAGCACGTGGAACCTTCTTCCAG TCTACTTGATACCATCGATCTGATACTCCAAGGTGCTCAGAATCTTGTGGTCCCTATAGAGAGCAACGCCACAACCTATTCATCGAAGAGAAAGCAGCTCCAGAAATTATCACCATTACCAATCTGTGCAACAAGTCACAACGGCCAAGAATTCTGCTGGTTAACACAAGAAGACGTGATCCGGTTCCTCCTCAGTTCAATTGGCCTATTCTCTCCCATTCCCACCCTCTCCATCGACAGCCTCGGTATTATAACCCACGAATTCTTGGCCGTAAACTACCATTCCCCTGCCTCATCGGCAATGGGGGCCATTTCCCAATCCTTGCTTGAACAAACCTCGGTGGCAGTACTCGACGATGATGGGATCTTGATTGGCGAATTATCGCCCTTCACCCTTACCAGCTGTGATGAGACTGTGGCGGCAGCCATTACAACCCTCTCGGCCGGTGAACTCATGTCATACATCGACTGTGGCGGCCCACCGGAGGAAGTCCTGAGGGTTGTGCAGGCGAGGTTGAAGGAGAGAAAACTCGAGGCCATGCTCGAAGAAATCATGACTGATTCTGATAGTGTTAATTTCTTTAGTTCATCTTCATCCGATGAGGAACTACACTCCCCCACCACGACATTGTCGAGGTTGTGCCGGTATAGCAGGTCTAGCAGCTATTCAGCCCGCAGGTCTAGCAGCTATTCAGCCCGGATGGTAAGACGGGCTGAGGCGATCGTGTGCCATCCAGGAAGTTCTTTGGTTGCAGTGATGATCCAGGCTATCGCACATCGGGTGAATTACGTCTGGGTGATTGAAGATGACTGTAGCGTTGTTGGGATTGTGACATTCGCCAACATGTTGAAGATCTTTCGCCAGAATTTTGATTCTACGATATGA